One region of Dehalococcoidia bacterium genomic DNA includes:
- a CDS encoding DUF4349 domain-containing protein, which yields MNRFVKYVLLLALVAALVIPAAACAQKSVVEESTKWSGMAPAPGAAPMAPAPSGFTVGRSSETDYYSTDGAGAEDAVDRKIVRTGSISMEVEDIIKAQTEIADIAVQYDGYVVSSNLNAAKENPRGFISFRVPAEKFDTALAKLRQLAVKVTNENTNSQDVTEQYTDLKAQLSNYEATEAQYLELLKKADNVKDMLEVQRELSNVRGNIERIKGRMQYLERTSDTSLIEVSLTKSTPIGESTWDVTGVFKGAVDGLIAFGKVLLSVLIWLLVFSPIWIIVLVIIFIVRRRKKAKSGTAEAK from the coding sequence ATGAACCGATTCGTAAAATATGTTCTGCTGCTGGCGCTTGTCGCCGCTCTGGTTATCCCGGCTGCCGCCTGTGCCCAGAAAAGCGTCGTCGAGGAAAGCACCAAATGGTCGGGCATGGCGCCCGCTCCGGGGGCTGCTCCAATGGCGCCTGCGCCGTCCGGTTTTACCGTGGGCAGATCATCAGAAACTGATTATTACTCCACAGACGGAGCCGGCGCAGAGGATGCTGTAGACCGAAAAATAGTCAGGACGGGCTCCATTAGCATGGAGGTGGAGGATATCATCAAGGCGCAGACTGAGATCGCCGACATCGCTGTTCAGTACGACGGCTATGTGGTCTCCTCGAACCTGAACGCCGCTAAAGAGAATCCCCGTGGCTTTATATCGTTCCGGGTACCCGCCGAGAAATTCGATACCGCCCTGGCTAAACTGCGACAGCTGGCGGTCAAGGTGACCAATGAAAATACCAACAGCCAGGATGTCACCGAGCAGTACACGGATTTGAAGGCCCAGTTGAGCAACTACGAAGCCACCGAGGCCCAGTACCTGGAGTTGCTGAAAAAGGCCGACAACGTAAAGGATATGCTGGAGGTTCAGCGCGAACTGTCCAACGTCAGGGGCAACATCGAGAGGATCAAAGGCCGCATGCAGTACCTGGAGAGGACATCGGATACGTCCCTCATCGAGGTCAGCCTGACCAAGTCCACGCCCATCGGCGAAAGCACCTGGGATGTTACCGGTGTTTTCAAGGGGGCGGTGGATGGATTAATCGCCTTCGGCAAGGTGCTGCTCAGCGTCTTGATCTGGCTGCTGGTCTTCTCACCGATCTGGATCATCGTGCTGGTCATCATCTTCATCGTCAGGCGCAGGAAAAAGGCTAAAAGCGGCACGGCGGAAGCCAAATAA
- the mtnA gene encoding S-methyl-5-thioribose-1-phosphate isomerase: MKPIQWSGGKLRLLDQTALPLQEIYLEISGYRATIHAIKTLQVRGAPAIGIAAGYGIVLGAQSIKTSSMKAFNKELEQILNDFAASRPTAVNLFWTINRMRRALSKAASPDEAVELLEKEARLIHRQQSAAMAKLSRIGSSLIGRECTVLTHCNTGQLATGVEYGTALGVIKAAAEQGKKVSVYADETRPLLQGARLTTWELQQLKIPVTLITDGMAGHFISRGMIHCVIVGADRIAANGDTANKIGTYSVAVLARENGIPFYVAAPLSSIDVSIDSGARIPIEERGREEVLEFNGRRIAPLKVRAANPAFDITPHRYITAIVTEKGIVRPPYKRNLKSTFQEVR, translated from the coding sequence ATGAAACCGATTCAATGGTCGGGCGGCAAGCTCCGATTACTTGACCAGACCGCGCTGCCGCTGCAGGAGATATATCTCGAGATCTCCGGCTACAGGGCGACTATACATGCCATAAAAACCCTGCAGGTGCGCGGCGCCCCGGCCATCGGCATCGCCGCGGGCTACGGCATCGTGCTGGGAGCGCAGTCGATTAAAACATCATCGATGAAAGCGTTTAATAAGGAATTGGAGCAAATACTGAATGACTTCGCTGCTTCCAGGCCCACGGCGGTCAATCTGTTCTGGACCATAAACAGGATGAGGCGGGCGCTTTCAAAGGCCGCATCTCCGGATGAAGCAGTCGAATTACTGGAAAAAGAGGCGCGCCTGATCCACAGGCAGCAGTCCGCAGCTATGGCCAAACTGAGCCGCATCGGGTCATCGCTCATCGGCAGAGAATGCACGGTGCTGACCCACTGCAACACGGGACAGCTGGCCACGGGCGTGGAATACGGCACCGCGCTGGGCGTGATCAAGGCTGCGGCCGAGCAGGGGAAAAAGGTATCGGTTTACGCCGATGAGACACGTCCCCTGCTGCAGGGCGCGCGCCTCACCACCTGGGAGCTGCAGCAGCTTAAAATCCCCGTCACGCTCATAACCGACGGCATGGCCGGCCATTTCATCAGCCGGGGTATGATCCACTGCGTCATAGTGGGGGCTGACCGCATCGCCGCCAACGGCGATACGGCTAATAAGATCGGCACCTACTCCGTGGCGGTGCTGGCCAGGGAGAACGGTATCCCCTTTTACGTGGCCGCGCCCCTCAGTTCAATTGACGTCTCAATAGACTCCGGAGCCCGCATTCCCATCGAGGAGAGGGGCCGGGAAGAAGTGCTGGAATTCAACGGCCGCAGGATCGCCCCTCTCAAGGTACGGGCGGCCAATCCGGCTTTCGACATTACTCCACACCGATACATAACGGCCATCGTAACGGAAAAAGGCATCGTCAGGCCGCCCTATAAACGCAATCTTAAATCCACTTTTCAGGAGGTTCGGTAA